In Mus musculus strain C57BL/6J chromosome 9, GRCm38.p6 C57BL/6J, one genomic interval encodes:
- the Apeh gene encoding acylamino-acid-releasing enzyme isoform X2 — MGLCMKMVRRLADCFGCLSWSHSETHLLYVAEKKRPKAESFFQTKALDVSASDEEMARPKKPDQAIKGDQFVFYEDWGETMVSKSIPVLCVLDIESGNISVLEGVPENVSPGQAFWAPGDTGVVFVGWWHEPFRLGIRYCTNRRSALYYVDLSGGKCELLSDESLAVCSPRLSPDQCRVVYLQYPSLAPHHQCSQLFLYDWYTKVTSLVVDIVPRQLGESFSGIYCSLLPLGCWSADSQRVVFDSVQRSRQDLFAVDTQTGSVTSLTAGGSAGSWKLLTIDRDLMVAQFSTPNLPPSLKVGFLPPAGKEQSVSWVSLEEAEPIPDIHWGIRVLHPPPDQENVQYADLDFEAILLQPSNSPDKSQVPMVVMPHGGPHSSFVTAWMLFPAMLCKMGFAVLLVNYRGSTGFGQDSILSLPGNVGHQDVKDVQFAVQQVLQEEHFDARRVALMGGSHGGFLSCHLIGQYPETYSACIARNPVINIVSMMGTTDIPDWCMVETGFPYSNDYLPDLNVLEEMLDKSPIKYIPQVKTPVLLMLGQEDRRVPFKQGLEYYHALKARNVPVRLLLYPKSTHALSEVEVESDSFMNTVLWLHTHLGS; from the exons ATGGGCCTGTGTATGAAGATGGTGAGGCGCCTGGCTG ACTGCTTTGGCTGCCTCTCCTGGTCACACTCAGAGACGCACTTGTTGTATGTGGCGGAGAAGAAGCGTCCCAAAGCTGAGTCCTTCTTTCAAACCAAAGCCTTGGACGTCAGTGCCAGTGATGAGGAGATGGCCAGGCCGAAGAAGCCAGACCAGGCCATCAAG GGGGACCAGTTTGTATTTTATGAAGACTGGGGAGAAACTATGGTTTCCAAAAGCATCCCTGTGCTCTGCGTGCTGGATATCGAGAGTGGTAACATCTCCGTGCTTGAGGGCGTCCCTGAAAATGTGTCCCCTGGTCAG GCTTTCTGGGCCCCTGGAGACACGGGTGTGGTGTTTGTGGGCTGGTGGCACGAACCCTTCCGGCTAGGTATCCGCTACTGCACCAATCGCAG GTCAGCCCTGTACTATGTGGACCTGAGCGGGGGGAAGTGTG AACTACTCTCGGATGAGTCCCTGGCTGTCTGCTCTCCTCGGCTGAGCCCAGACCAGTGTCGCGTCGTCTACCTGCAGTACCCATCTCTAGCCCCTCATCACCAGTGCAGCCAGCTCTTCCTG TATGACTGGTACACCAAGGTCACCTCATTGGTGGTGGACATTGTACCTCGGCAGCTGGGAG AGAGCTTCTCTGGGATCTACTGCAGCCTCCTTCCTTTGGGATGCTGGTCAGCTGACAGCCAGAGAGTGGTCTTCGACTCGGTCCAGCGCAGTCGGCAG GACCTGTTTGCTGTGGACACCCAGACAGGAAGTGTCACCTCCCTGACAGCTG GGGGGTCAGCGGGAAGCTGGAAGCTGCTTACAATTGACCGAGACCTTATGGTGGCCCAGTTCTCCACACCCAACCTGCCCCCGAGCCTG AAAGTCGGGTTCCTGCCTCCTGCTGGGAAGGAGCAGTCTGTGTCatgggtgtcactggaggaggctGAACCTATTCCTGACATCCACTGGGGCATCCGAGTGCTGCACCCACCTCCAGACCAAGAGAATGTACAATATG CTGACCTTGACTttgaagcaatcctcctgcagCCCAGCAACTCTCCAGATAAGAGCCAGGTCCCCATGGTAGTCATGCCCCATG gGGGACCCCACTCTTCCTTTGTCACTGCCTGGATGCTGTTCCCAGCCATGCTTTGCAAGATGGGCTTTGCAGTACTACTGG TGAACTATCGTGGTTCCACGGGCTTTGGCCAAGACAGCatcctttccctcccaggcaatgtGGGCCACCAGGATGTGAAGGATGTCCAG TTCGCAGTGCAGCAGGTGCTCCAGGAGGAACACTTTGATGCAAGACGTGTGGCCCTTATGGGTGGTTCCCATGGTGGGTTCCTCTCCTGCCACCTGATTGGTCAATACCCAGAAACCTACAGTGCCTGTATAGCCCGGAACCCAGTGATCAACATTGTCTCCATGATGGGCACCACTGACATCCCTGATTG GTGTATGGTGGAGACTGGCTTCCCTTATAGTAATGACTACCTGCCAGACCTGAATGTGTTGGAAGAGATGCTGGATAAATCACCCATCAAGTACATCCCTCAG GTAAAGACACCAGTGTTACTGATGCTGGGCCAGGAGGACCGGCGTGTACCCTTCAAGCAGGGTCTGGAGTATTACCATGCCCTCAAGGCCCGGAATGTGCCTGTCCG GCTCCTGCTGTATCCCAAGAGCACCCATGCGCTGTCAGAGGTGGAGGTGGAATCAGACAGCTTCATGAACACTGTGCTTTGGCTACACACACACTTGGGCAGCTGA
- the Apeh gene encoding acylamino-acid-releasing enzyme isoform X1 → MKAVLRKAGGAVSGEEKQFLEVWEKNRKLKSFNLSALEKHGPVYEDDCFGCLSWSHSETHLLYVAEKKRPKAESFFQTKALDVSASDEEMARPKKPDQAIKGDQFVFYEDWGETMVSKSIPVLCVLDIESGNISVLEGVPENVSPGQAFWAPGDTGVVFVGWWHEPFRLGIRYCTNRRSALYYVDLSGGKCELLSDESLAVCSPRLSPDQCRVVYLQYPSLAPHHQCSQLFLYDWYTKVTSLVVDIVPRQLGESFSGIYCSLLPLGCWSADSQRVVFDSVQRSRQDLFAVDTQTGSVTSLTAGGSAGSWKLLTIDRDLMVAQFSTPNLPPSLKVGFLPPAGKEQSVSWVSLEEAEPIPDIHWGIRVLHPPPDQENVQYADLDFEAILLQPSNSPDKSQVPMVVMPHGGPHSSFVTAWMLFPAMLCKMGFAVLLVNYRGSTGFGQDSILSLPGNVGHQDVKDVQFAVQQVLQEEHFDARRVALMGGSHGGFLSCHLIGQYPETYSACIARNPVINIVSMMGTTDIPDWCMVETGFPYSNDYLPDLNVLEEMLDKSPIKYIPQVKTPVLLMLGQEDRRVPFKQGLEYYHALKARNVPVRLLLYPKSTHALSEVEVESDSFMNTVLWLHTHLGS, encoded by the exons ATGAAAGCAGTGCTGCGCAAGGCTGGAGGTGCAGTCTCGGGAGAGGAAAAACAGTTCTTGGAG GTCTGGGAGAAGAACCGCAAGCTCAAGAGTTTCAACCTGTCTGCACTGGAGAAGCATGGGCCTGTGTATGAAGATG ACTGCTTTGGCTGCCTCTCCTGGTCACACTCAGAGACGCACTTGTTGTATGTGGCGGAGAAGAAGCGTCCCAAAGCTGAGTCCTTCTTTCAAACCAAAGCCTTGGACGTCAGTGCCAGTGATGAGGAGATGGCCAGGCCGAAGAAGCCAGACCAGGCCATCAAG GGGGACCAGTTTGTATTTTATGAAGACTGGGGAGAAACTATGGTTTCCAAAAGCATCCCTGTGCTCTGCGTGCTGGATATCGAGAGTGGTAACATCTCCGTGCTTGAGGGCGTCCCTGAAAATGTGTCCCCTGGTCAG GCTTTCTGGGCCCCTGGAGACACGGGTGTGGTGTTTGTGGGCTGGTGGCACGAACCCTTCCGGCTAGGTATCCGCTACTGCACCAATCGCAG GTCAGCCCTGTACTATGTGGACCTGAGCGGGGGGAAGTGTG AACTACTCTCGGATGAGTCCCTGGCTGTCTGCTCTCCTCGGCTGAGCCCAGACCAGTGTCGCGTCGTCTACCTGCAGTACCCATCTCTAGCCCCTCATCACCAGTGCAGCCAGCTCTTCCTG TATGACTGGTACACCAAGGTCACCTCATTGGTGGTGGACATTGTACCTCGGCAGCTGGGAG AGAGCTTCTCTGGGATCTACTGCAGCCTCCTTCCTTTGGGATGCTGGTCAGCTGACAGCCAGAGAGTGGTCTTCGACTCGGTCCAGCGCAGTCGGCAG GACCTGTTTGCTGTGGACACCCAGACAGGAAGTGTCACCTCCCTGACAGCTG GGGGGTCAGCGGGAAGCTGGAAGCTGCTTACAATTGACCGAGACCTTATGGTGGCCCAGTTCTCCACACCCAACCTGCCCCCGAGCCTG AAAGTCGGGTTCCTGCCTCCTGCTGGGAAGGAGCAGTCTGTGTCatgggtgtcactggaggaggctGAACCTATTCCTGACATCCACTGGGGCATCCGAGTGCTGCACCCACCTCCAGACCAAGAGAATGTACAATATG CTGACCTTGACTttgaagcaatcctcctgcagCCCAGCAACTCTCCAGATAAGAGCCAGGTCCCCATGGTAGTCATGCCCCATG gGGGACCCCACTCTTCCTTTGTCACTGCCTGGATGCTGTTCCCAGCCATGCTTTGCAAGATGGGCTTTGCAGTACTACTGG TGAACTATCGTGGTTCCACGGGCTTTGGCCAAGACAGCatcctttccctcccaggcaatgtGGGCCACCAGGATGTGAAGGATGTCCAG TTCGCAGTGCAGCAGGTGCTCCAGGAGGAACACTTTGATGCAAGACGTGTGGCCCTTATGGGTGGTTCCCATGGTGGGTTCCTCTCCTGCCACCTGATTGGTCAATACCCAGAAACCTACAGTGCCTGTATAGCCCGGAACCCAGTGATCAACATTGTCTCCATGATGGGCACCACTGACATCCCTGATTG GTGTATGGTGGAGACTGGCTTCCCTTATAGTAATGACTACCTGCCAGACCTGAATGTGTTGGAAGAGATGCTGGATAAATCACCCATCAAGTACATCCCTCAG GTAAAGACACCAGTGTTACTGATGCTGGGCCAGGAGGACCGGCGTGTACCCTTCAAGCAGGGTCTGGAGTATTACCATGCCCTCAAGGCCCGGAATGTGCCTGTCCG GCTCCTGCTGTATCCCAAGAGCACCCATGCGCTGTCAGAGGTGGAGGTGGAATCAGACAGCTTCATGAACACTGTGCTTTGGCTACACACACACTTGGGCAGCTGA
- the Apeh gene encoding acylamino-acid-releasing enzyme: MERQVLLSEPQEAAALYRGLSRQPSLSAACLGPEVTTQYGGLYRTVHTEWTQRDLDRMENIRFCRQYLVFHDGDSVVFAGPAGNSVETRGELLSRESPSGTMKAVLRKAGGAVSGEEKQFLEVWEKNRKLKSFNLSALEKHGPVYEDDCFGCLSWSHSETHLLYVAEKKRPKAESFFQTKALDVSASDEEMARPKKPDQAIKGDQFVFYEDWGETMVSKSIPVLCVLDIESGNISVLEGVPENVSPGQAFWAPGDTGVVFVGWWHEPFRLGIRYCTNRRSALYYVDLSGGKCELLSDESLAVCSPRLSPDQCRVVYLQYPSLAPHHQCSQLFLYDWYTKVTSLVVDIVPRQLGESFSGIYCSLLPLGCWSADSQRVVFDSVQRSRQDLFAVDTQTGSVTSLTAGGSAGSWKLLTIDRDLMVAQFSTPNLPPSLKVGFLPPAGKEQSVSWVSLEEAEPIPDIHWGIRVLHPPPDQENVQYADLDFEAILLQPSNSPDKSQVPMVVMPHGGPHSSFVTAWMLFPAMLCKMGFAVLLVNYRGSTGFGQDSILSLPGNVGHQDVKDVQFAVQQVLQEEHFDARRVALMGGSHGGFLSCHLIGQYPETYSACIARNPVINIVSMMGTTDIPDWCMVETGFPYSNDYLPDLNVLEEMLDKSPIKYIPQVKTPVLLMLGQEDRRVPFKQGLEYYHALKARNVPVRLLLYPKSTHALSEVEVESDSFMNTVLWLHTHLGS, translated from the exons ATGGAGCGTCAG GTGCTGCTGAGTGAGCCCCAGGAGGCGGCAGCGCTGTACCGGGGCCTTAGCCGCCAGCCTTCGCTGAGCGCCGCCTGCCTGGGCCCGGAGGTCACCACGCAGTATGGGGGCCTCTATCGGACTGTGCACACTG AGTGGACTCAGAGGGACTTGGATCGAATGGAGAACATCCGATTCTGCCGCCAGTACCTAGTGTTCCATGATGGAGACTCGGTGGTGTTTGCCGGGCCTGCGGGCAACAGTGTGGAAACCCGGGGGGA GCTGCTGAGCAGAGAGTCTCCTTCAGGCACCATGAAAGCAGTGCTGCGCAAGGCTGGAGGTGCAGTCTCGGGAGAGGAAAAACAGTTCTTGGAG GTCTGGGAGAAGAACCGCAAGCTCAAGAGTTTCAACCTGTCTGCACTGGAGAAGCATGGGCCTGTGTATGAAGATG ACTGCTTTGGCTGCCTCTCCTGGTCACACTCAGAGACGCACTTGTTGTATGTGGCGGAGAAGAAGCGTCCCAAAGCTGAGTCCTTCTTTCAAACCAAAGCCTTGGACGTCAGTGCCAGTGATGAGGAGATGGCCAGGCCGAAGAAGCCAGACCAGGCCATCAAG GGGGACCAGTTTGTATTTTATGAAGACTGGGGAGAAACTATGGTTTCCAAAAGCATCCCTGTGCTCTGCGTGCTGGATATCGAGAGTGGTAACATCTCCGTGCTTGAGGGCGTCCCTGAAAATGTGTCCCCTGGTCAG GCTTTCTGGGCCCCTGGAGACACGGGTGTGGTGTTTGTGGGCTGGTGGCACGAACCCTTCCGGCTAGGTATCCGCTACTGCACCAATCGCAG GTCAGCCCTGTACTATGTGGACCTGAGCGGGGGGAAGTGTG AACTACTCTCGGATGAGTCCCTGGCTGTCTGCTCTCCTCGGCTGAGCCCAGACCAGTGTCGCGTCGTCTACCTGCAGTACCCATCTCTAGCCCCTCATCACCAGTGCAGCCAGCTCTTCCTG TATGACTGGTACACCAAGGTCACCTCATTGGTGGTGGACATTGTACCTCGGCAGCTGGGAG AGAGCTTCTCTGGGATCTACTGCAGCCTCCTTCCTTTGGGATGCTGGTCAGCTGACAGCCAGAGAGTGGTCTTCGACTCGGTCCAGCGCAGTCGGCAG GACCTGTTTGCTGTGGACACCCAGACAGGAAGTGTCACCTCCCTGACAGCTG GGGGGTCAGCGGGAAGCTGGAAGCTGCTTACAATTGACCGAGACCTTATGGTGGCCCAGTTCTCCACACCCAACCTGCCCCCGAGCCTG AAAGTCGGGTTCCTGCCTCCTGCTGGGAAGGAGCAGTCTGTGTCatgggtgtcactggaggaggctGAACCTATTCCTGACATCCACTGGGGCATCCGAGTGCTGCACCCACCTCCAGACCAAGAGAATGTACAATATG CTGACCTTGACTttgaagcaatcctcctgcagCCCAGCAACTCTCCAGATAAGAGCCAGGTCCCCATGGTAGTCATGCCCCATG gGGGACCCCACTCTTCCTTTGTCACTGCCTGGATGCTGTTCCCAGCCATGCTTTGCAAGATGGGCTTTGCAGTACTACTGG TGAACTATCGTGGTTCCACGGGCTTTGGCCAAGACAGCatcctttccctcccaggcaatgtGGGCCACCAGGATGTGAAGGATGTCCAG TTCGCAGTGCAGCAGGTGCTCCAGGAGGAACACTTTGATGCAAGACGTGTGGCCCTTATGGGTGGTTCCCATGGTGGGTTCCTCTCCTGCCACCTGATTGGTCAATACCCAGAAACCTACAGTGCCTGTATAGCCCGGAACCCAGTGATCAACATTGTCTCCATGATGGGCACCACTGACATCCCTGATTG GTGTATGGTGGAGACTGGCTTCCCTTATAGTAATGACTACCTGCCAGACCTGAATGTGTTGGAAGAGATGCTGGATAAATCACCCATCAAGTACATCCCTCAG GTAAAGACACCAGTGTTACTGATGCTGGGCCAGGAGGACCGGCGTGTACCCTTCAAGCAGGGTCTGGAGTATTACCATGCCCTCAAGGCCCGGAATGTGCCTGTCCG GCTCCTGCTGTATCCCAAGAGCACCCATGCGCTGTCAGAGGTGGAGGTGGAATCAGACAGCTTCATGAACACTGTGCTTTGGCTACACACACACTTGGGCAGCTGA